The Streptomyces sp. NBC_00691 genome has a segment encoding these proteins:
- a CDS encoding DUF2252 domain-containing protein yields MPPKAITALRSAPHATPEERAALGRKARRGSPRSGHAVYRPPADRPDPLTILEAQSATRVPELVPIRYGRMTESPFRFYRGAAAIMASDLSGTPRSGLTAQLCGDAHMLNFRLLASPERQLMFDINDFDETLPGPWEWDVKRLATSLVIAARANDFDDAERARIVEDTVRSYREAMIRFAGMRTLDVWYSKIDAARLEALGSTLLHRHGRRNLARAMAKARTRDSLQAFDRLTEIVDGHPVIAADPPLLVPMDDLLPDLQRAALENRFHHLIGEYGTTLSSDRRALLADYRLTDIARKVVGVGSVGTRCWIFLLLGRDDRDPLFLQAKEADTSVLAPFVGASAYRNQGERVVSGQRLMQATSDIFLGWQRVDGIDGRKRDFYVRQLRDWKGIVVPERMRPKDMRAFGDLCGLTLARAHARSGDRIAIAAYLGRSSSFDRALAIFAERYADQNERDHQALVDAVRAGRLPAEEGT; encoded by the coding sequence ATGCCCCCGAAAGCCATCACGGCGCTGCGCTCGGCGCCCCACGCCACACCGGAGGAGCGTGCGGCGCTCGGCAGGAAGGCCCGGCGCGGCTCACCGCGGTCGGGGCACGCCGTCTACCGGCCGCCCGCCGACCGGCCCGACCCGCTGACGATCCTGGAGGCGCAGTCGGCGACGCGGGTCCCCGAGCTCGTCCCGATCCGCTACGGCCGGATGACGGAGTCCCCGTTCCGCTTCTACCGCGGCGCCGCCGCGATCATGGCGTCCGACCTGTCCGGAACGCCCCGCTCCGGGCTGACGGCCCAGCTGTGCGGGGACGCGCACATGCTGAACTTCCGGCTTCTCGCCTCGCCGGAACGGCAGTTGATGTTCGACATCAACGACTTCGACGAGACGCTCCCGGGCCCGTGGGAGTGGGACGTCAAACGGCTGGCGACGAGTCTCGTCATCGCCGCCCGGGCGAACGACTTCGACGACGCCGAGCGCGCCCGCATCGTCGAGGACACCGTCCGTTCCTACCGCGAGGCGATGATCCGCTTCGCGGGCATGCGCACCCTCGACGTCTGGTACTCGAAGATCGACGCGGCCCGCCTCGAAGCCCTGGGGTCGACCCTGCTCCACCGGCACGGGCGGAGGAACCTGGCCCGCGCCATGGCGAAGGCCCGTACCCGGGACAGCCTCCAGGCCTTCGACCGGCTCACCGAGATCGTGGACGGGCACCCCGTGATCGCGGCGGACCCCCCGCTGCTCGTTCCGATGGACGACCTGCTGCCGGACCTCCAGCGCGCCGCCCTCGAGAACCGGTTCCACCACCTGATCGGGGAGTACGGCACCACCCTGTCGTCCGACCGGCGCGCGCTCCTGGCGGACTACCGGCTGACGGACATCGCCCGCAAGGTGGTCGGAGTCGGCAGTGTCGGAACCCGCTGCTGGATCTTCCTGCTCCTCGGCCGGGACGACCGGGACCCGCTCTTCCTCCAGGCCAAGGAGGCGGACACCTCCGTGCTCGCCCCGTTCGTCGGCGCGAGCGCCTACCGCAACCAGGGCGAGCGCGTCGTCTCCGGCCAACGCCTGATGCAGGCCACCAGCGACATCTTCCTCGGCTGGCAGCGCGTGGACGGGATCGACGGCAGGAAGCGTGACTTCTACGTACGCCAGCTTCGCGACTGGAAGGGCATCGTCGTCCCGGAGCGGATGCGCCCGAAGGACATGAGGGCCTTCGGCGACCTGTGCGGGCTGACGCTGGCGCGCGCGCACGCCCGGTCCGGCGACCGGATCGCGATCGCCGCGTACCTGGGCCGGAGCTCCTCGTTCGACCGCGCGCTGGCGATCTTCGCGGAGCGCTACGCCGACCAGAACGAGCGCGACCACCAGGCCTTGGTCGACGCCGTACGCGCGGGCCGGCTGCCCGCCGAGGAAGGGACCTGA
- a CDS encoding YtxH domain-containing protein — MRYKLTFVVGLALGYVVGTRAGRERYEQMKKSAKEFTRNPAVRNAAESAAQTGRQVAGKAAHVVGDKVGDRLPSSVTDRFHALAGRGGANGKVEEDDWGTSNT; from the coding sequence ATGCGATACAAGCTGACGTTCGTCGTAGGACTCGCCCTCGGTTACGTGGTCGGCACGCGGGCCGGACGCGAGCGCTACGAGCAGATGAAGAAGTCCGCGAAGGAGTTCACGCGGAACCCGGCCGTGCGCAACGCCGCCGAGTCCGCCGCCCAGACCGGGCGGCAGGTCGCGGGCAAGGCCGCGCACGTCGTGGGCGACAAGGTGGGCGACCGGCTGCCGTCCTCGGTGACCGACCGGTTCCACGCGCTGGCAGGGCGCGGCGGAGCCAACGGAAAGGTCGAGGAAGACGACTGGGGAACCAGCAACACCTGA
- a CDS encoding FGGY family carbohydrate kinase, with protein sequence MGIVAGLDSSAEFTRIVVCDTDTGAVLRQGYAPHPGEPKAVDVDPQTWLLSLGEAATGGLLEGVQAIGVSAQQHGLVPLDAQGGLVRPALVRNDKRAQIAAADLVESLGGRQAWAEAVGSVPGAGQPVAKLRWLARTEPDHARRVAMVLQPHDWLVWQLLGRPARRTTDRGAASGTGYWSARTGTYRPDLVELALGHQAVLPEVLGPADAAGTTPEGLLISAGTGETMAAALGLGLGPGDAVVSLGASGSVMAVHHEALADPSGMITSFADATGMHLPVVHTSNAVRALRGTAEMLGLDSLEELSALALKSTPGASGLVLLPYLEGERTPNLPHTAGTLSGLRRESMKPEHLARAAFEGMLCALTDAMDVLRGRGVEVRRVFLLGAAAALPAVQALAPALFGAQVVVPQPADYAALGAARQAAWALGVARGTLSPSTPPAWQGAAAQILEPGEDLSAGRAVRQQYVATRDQLHPGAFGS encoded by the coding sequence ATGGGGATAGTCGCCGGACTCGACAGCTCAGCGGAGTTCACACGCATCGTCGTCTGTGACACGGACACGGGTGCCGTACTGCGGCAGGGATACGCCCCTCACCCGGGCGAACCCAAGGCCGTCGACGTCGACCCGCAGACCTGGCTGCTCTCGCTCGGGGAGGCCGCCACCGGCGGGCTCCTCGAGGGCGTGCAGGCCATCGGCGTGTCCGCGCAGCAGCACGGACTCGTACCGCTCGACGCCCAGGGCGGCCTGGTGCGGCCCGCGCTCGTCCGCAACGACAAGCGGGCCCAGATCGCCGCCGCCGACCTCGTCGAGTCGCTCGGCGGCCGTCAGGCCTGGGCCGAGGCCGTCGGCTCCGTACCCGGCGCCGGGCAGCCGGTGGCCAAGCTGCGCTGGCTGGCCCGTACCGAGCCTGACCACGCCCGGCGGGTCGCGATGGTCCTCCAGCCGCACGACTGGCTGGTCTGGCAGCTCCTCGGCCGCCCCGCCCGGCGCACCACCGACCGCGGCGCCGCCTCCGGCACCGGCTACTGGTCGGCCCGCACCGGCACGTACCGCCCCGACCTCGTCGAGCTGGCCCTCGGCCACCAAGCCGTGCTGCCCGAGGTGCTCGGCCCTGCCGACGCGGCCGGCACCACCCCCGAAGGGCTGCTCATCTCCGCCGGCACGGGCGAGACGATGGCCGCCGCGCTGGGCCTGGGACTCGGCCCCGGCGACGCGGTGGTCTCGCTCGGCGCCTCCGGCTCCGTGATGGCCGTCCACCACGAGGCCCTCGCCGACCCCAGCGGCATGATCACCTCCTTCGCCGACGCCACCGGCATGCACCTGCCCGTCGTCCACACCTCCAACGCGGTACGGGCGCTGCGCGGCACCGCCGAAATGCTGGGCCTCGACTCCCTCGAAGAGCTGTCCGCGCTGGCCCTGAAGTCGACGCCGGGCGCCTCCGGGCTCGTCCTGCTGCCCTATCTGGAGGGCGAGCGGACCCCGAACCTGCCGCACACGGCGGGCACGCTGAGCGGGCTGCGGCGCGAGTCGATGAAGCCCGAGCACCTGGCGCGCGCCGCGTTCGAGGGCATGCTCTGCGCGCTCACCGACGCCATGGACGTGCTGCGCGGGCGCGGGGTCGAGGTCCGCCGGGTGTTCCTGCTGGGCGCCGCGGCCGCGCTTCCGGCGGTGCAGGCGCTCGCGCCCGCGCTGTTCGGCGCGCAGGTCGTCGTCCCCCAGCCGGCCGACTACGCGGCACTCGGGGCGGCCCGGCAGGCCGCCTGGGCGCTCGGGGTGGCGCGGGGCACGCTGTCGCCGTCCACTCCCCCGGCCTGGCAGGGCGCGGCCGCGCAGATCCTGGAGCCGGGCGAGGACCTGTCCGCGGGCCGGGCGGTGCGGCAGCAGTACGTGGCGACCCGTGACCAGCTGCACCCGGGCGCGTTCGGCTCGTGA
- a CDS encoding ABC transporter ATP-binding protein produces the protein MLIRLLRTHLGPYRKPIALLVLLQFLQTCASLYLPTLNADIIDNGVVDGDTGYILRFGALMVGVSVVQVVCNIGAVFYGARTASALGRDVRAAVFDRVQSFSARELGHFGAPSLITRTTNDVQQIQMLVLMAFTLMVSAPIMCVGGIVMALGQDVPLSGVLLAVVPVLAVSVSLIVRRMRPLFRTMQERLDTVNRVLREQITGNRVIRAFVKDDYEEERFRGANAELTDVSMATGRLMALMFPVVMTVVNISSVAVVWFGAHRIDSGGMQIGALTAFLAYLMQIVMAVMMATFMFMMVPRAEVCAERIEEVLATESSVVPPVKPVTELDRRGHLEVKGADFRYPGAEESVLKEVGLEARPGETTAIIGSTGSGKSTLLGLVPRLFDATGGEVLVDGVDVRKLHPDLMARTVGLVPQKPYLFSGTVATNLRYGKPDASDEELWHALEVAQAADFVRNLEAGLNAPIAQGGTNVSGGQRQRLAIARTLVQRPEIYLFDDSFSALDYETDALLRAALARETADSTVVIVAQRVSTIRDADRIVVLDEGRVVGTGRHQELMADNETYREIVLSQLTEAEAA, from the coding sequence GTGCTCATAAGACTTCTCCGAACCCACCTCGGGCCCTATCGAAAACCCATCGCACTGCTCGTGCTGCTGCAGTTCCTGCAGACCTGCGCGAGCCTCTACCTGCCGACCCTGAACGCGGACATCATCGACAACGGTGTCGTCGACGGGGACACCGGATACATCCTGCGCTTCGGCGCCCTGATGGTCGGCGTCTCCGTCGTCCAGGTCGTCTGCAACATCGGGGCCGTGTTCTACGGCGCCCGCACCGCGTCCGCGCTGGGCCGGGACGTGCGTGCCGCGGTCTTCGACCGGGTGCAGTCGTTCTCCGCGCGGGAGCTGGGGCACTTCGGCGCGCCCTCGCTGATCACCCGTACGACCAACGACGTGCAGCAGATCCAGATGCTGGTCCTGATGGCGTTCACGCTGATGGTCTCCGCGCCCATCATGTGCGTCGGCGGCATCGTGATGGCCCTCGGCCAGGACGTGCCGCTCTCGGGCGTGCTGCTCGCCGTGGTGCCGGTCCTCGCGGTCTCGGTCTCCCTGATCGTGCGGAGGATGCGGCCGCTCTTCCGGACGATGCAGGAGCGTCTCGACACGGTGAACCGGGTGCTGCGCGAGCAGATCACCGGCAACCGTGTGATCCGGGCGTTCGTGAAGGACGACTACGAGGAGGAGCGGTTCCGCGGCGCCAACGCGGAGCTGACCGATGTCTCGATGGCGACCGGCCGGCTGATGGCCCTGATGTTCCCGGTGGTCATGACCGTCGTGAACATCTCCAGCGTGGCGGTCGTCTGGTTCGGCGCGCACCGCATCGACAGCGGCGGCATGCAGATCGGTGCGCTGACCGCGTTCCTCGCCTATCTGATGCAGATCGTGATGGCGGTCATGATGGCCACCTTCATGTTCATGATGGTGCCCCGGGCCGAGGTCTGCGCCGAGCGCATCGAGGAGGTCCTCGCGACCGAGTCCAGCGTGGTCCCGCCGGTGAAGCCGGTGACCGAGCTGGACCGGCGGGGGCATCTGGAGGTCAAGGGCGCCGACTTCCGCTACCCGGGCGCGGAGGAGTCCGTCCTCAAGGAGGTCGGGCTCGAAGCCCGGCCCGGTGAGACGACCGCGATCATCGGCTCCACCGGCAGCGGCAAGTCGACCCTGCTCGGACTCGTGCCGCGGCTCTTCGACGCCACCGGCGGCGAGGTCCTCGTCGACGGCGTCGACGTCCGGAAGCTACACCCCGATCTCATGGCGAGGACCGTGGGACTCGTCCCCCAGAAGCCCTACCTCTTCTCCGGGACCGTCGCCACCAACCTCCGCTACGGCAAGCCCGACGCGAGCGACGAGGAGCTCTGGCACGCGCTGGAGGTCGCCCAGGCCGCCGACTTCGTACGGAACCTCGAAGCCGGTCTGAACGCGCCCATCGCACAGGGCGGCACCAACGTCTCCGGCGGGCAGCGGCAGCGGCTCGCCATCGCGCGGACGCTGGTGCAGCGGCCGGAGATCTATCTCTTCGACGACTCGTTCTCCGCGCTCGACTACGAGACGGACGCCCTGCTGCGGGCCGCGCTCGCCCGGGAGACGGCCGACTCGACCGTCGTGATCGTCGCCCAGCGGGTCTCCACCATCCGGGACGCCGACCGGATCGTCGTCCTCGACGAGGGCCGGGTCGTCGGCACCGGACGGCACCAGGAGCTGATGGCGGACAACGAGACGTACCGGGAGATCGTGCTCTCCCAGCTCACCGAGGCGGAGGCAGCCTGA